A window from Solanum stenotomum isolate F172 chromosome 7, ASM1918654v1, whole genome shotgun sequence encodes these proteins:
- the LOC125871777 gene encoding uncharacterized protein LOC125871777 isoform X1 has protein sequence MVLLIQSNIARRSAIQIASALRQLHRTIDLACCEGVRARVRFLSTIDDAAEKQSHEKVSNKPSICTADELHYVSLSTCDWRLALWRYLPPPQAPRRNHPLLLLSGIGTNAIGYDLSPQSSFARYMCNQGFDTWILEVRGTGLSVREPDPKNIEKSAHTASNEMENANDRGLSAAQQSTKVQGASEKDHAALVHEEPTVVSTIWNESRLVTKLTETFIRLSERVSGFVSGHWSKIVFPKLVRRILKRLENSFPYKRVNRIRKKLLSLLEMKENSAVIDSQVGALSKKLVNIFEEGHRSVSSPLFDLQQRLTTTVGDFQEQLDLILKYDWDFDTYLEEDIPAAMEYIKAQTRPKDGKLLAIGHSMGGILLYARLSRCGLEGRKPGLAAIVTLASSLDYTSSKSALKLLVPLADPAQVLNVPVIPLGTLVAAAYPLTSRAPYALAWLNEMISATDMMHPDQMKKLVGSSFCNIPAKLLLQMTTAFQERGLRDRSGKIFYKDHLHKSRVPVFALAGDLDQICPPEAVYETVKLIPENLVKYKVFGDADGPHYAHYDLVCGRMAAERLYPRIVKYLSRYDRTS, from the exons ATGGTTTTGTTGATTCAATCGAATATTGCTCGTCGATCGGCGATACAAATTGCCTCTGCTCTCCGTCAGCTCCACCGCACGATTGATCTTGCTTGTTGTGAGGGAGTGAGAGCGAGAGTGAGATTTTTGTCGACCATTGATGATGCTGCCGAAAAACAGAGTCATGAGAAGGTGTCGAATAAACCATCAATATGCACCGCTGACGAGCTTCATTATGTCTCCCTTAGTACTTGTGATTGGAGACTTGCTCTCTGGCGCTACCTTCCTCCTCCGCAG GCTCCAAGGAGAAATCACCCGCTTCTTCTCTTGTCTGGCATAGGGACTAATGCTATTGGATATGATCTTTCGCCTCAG TCATCATTTGCTCGGTACATGTGTAATCAAGGATTTGATACGTGGATTCTTGAAGTCCGTGGAACTGGGTTGAGCGTGCGGGAACCAGATCCTAAAAACATTGAGAAATCTGCACACACAGCATCTAATGAGATGGAAAATGCTAATGACAGAGGTCTTTCTGCAGCACAGCAGTCAACAAAGGTCCAGGGTGCCTCAGAAAAAGACCATGCTGCCTTGGTCCATGAAGAACCCACTGTGGTTTCAACAATATGGAATGAGTCAAGACTGGTGACCAAACTTACAGAAACTTTTATACGCTTGTCAGAGAGAGTCTCTGGCTTTGTCAGTGGACATTGGTCGAAGATTGTCTTTCCTAAACTTGTTCGTCGAATATTAAAACGATTGGAGAATTCTTTTCCTTACAAACGGGTCAACAGAATAAGGAAGAAATTGTTAAGTCTGCTAGAGATGAAGGAGAACTCAGCTGTCATTGATAGCCAAGTTGGGGCACTGAGCAAGAAGCTAGTAAATATCTTTGAAGAAGGTCATCGTTCTGTTTCATCCCCATTATTTGATCTACAACAACGGTTGACAACTACAGTAGGAGATTTTCAGGAACAGCTTGACTTAATCCTCAAGTATGATTGGGACTTTGATACTTACCTGGAAGAGGATATCCCTGCTGCG ATGGAATATATAAAGGCCCAAACTAGACCAAAGGACGGCAAACTACTCGCAATTGGACATTCTATGGGAGGAATATTACTGTATGCCAGGCTATCACGGTGTG GTTTGGAAGGAAGAAAGCCTGGATTAGCTGCTATTGTTACTTTGGCTTCATCACTTGATTACACATCATCAAAGTCCGCACTCAAACTGCTTGTACCACTT GCTGATCCTGCTCAGGTTCTCAATGTTCCTGTCATTCCTCTAGGGACATTAGTGGCTGCTGCTTATCCTCTAACATCTCGCGCTCCTTATGCCTTGGCTTggcttaatgaaatgatatcTGCCACAGACATGATGCATCCAGACCAGATGAAAAAACTTGTAGGGAGCAGCTTTT GTAATATTCCTGCTAAGCTTCTTTTGCAGATGACTACGGCTTTTCAAGAGCGAGGGCTCCGTGATAGAAGTGGTAAAATCTTCTACAAGGATCACCTTCATAAAAGTAGGGTACCTGTCTTTGCTCTTGCAGGAGATCTAGACCAAATCTGTCCCCCAGAAGCTGTATATG AAACAGTGAAGCTTATCCCTGAGAACTTAGTGAAGTACAAAGTATTTGGCGATGCTGATGGTCCACATTATGCTCATTATGACTTGGTGTGTGGACGAATG GCTGCAGAGCGATTGTATCCTCGCATAGTCAAATATTTAAGCCGATATGATCGGACCAGCTAG
- the LOC125871777 gene encoding uncharacterized protein LOC125871777 isoform X2: protein MVLLIQSNIARRSAIQIASALRQLHRTIDLACCEGVRARVRFLSTIDDAAEKQSHEKVSNKPSICTADELHYVSLSTCDWRLALWRYLPPPQAPRRNHPLLLLSGIGTNAIGYDLSPQSSFARYMCNQGFDTWILEVRGTGLSVREPDPKNIEKSAHTASNEMENANDRGLSAAQQSTKVQGASEKDHAALVHEEPTVVSTIWNESRLVTKLTETFIRLSERVSGFVSGHWSKIVFPKLVRRILKRLENSFPYKRVNRIRKKLLSLLEMKENSAVIDSQVGALSKKLVNIFEEGHRSVSSPLFDLQQRLTTTVGDFQEQLDLILKYDWDFDTYLEEDIPAAMEYIKAQTRPKDGKLLAIGHSMGGILLYARLSRCGLEGRKPGLAAIVTLASSLDYTSSKSALKLLVPLADPAQVLNVPVIPLGTLVAAAYPLTSRAPYALAWLNEMISATDMMHPDQMKKLVGSSF from the exons ATGGTTTTGTTGATTCAATCGAATATTGCTCGTCGATCGGCGATACAAATTGCCTCTGCTCTCCGTCAGCTCCACCGCACGATTGATCTTGCTTGTTGTGAGGGAGTGAGAGCGAGAGTGAGATTTTTGTCGACCATTGATGATGCTGCCGAAAAACAGAGTCATGAGAAGGTGTCGAATAAACCATCAATATGCACCGCTGACGAGCTTCATTATGTCTCCCTTAGTACTTGTGATTGGAGACTTGCTCTCTGGCGCTACCTTCCTCCTCCGCAG GCTCCAAGGAGAAATCACCCGCTTCTTCTCTTGTCTGGCATAGGGACTAATGCTATTGGATATGATCTTTCGCCTCAG TCATCATTTGCTCGGTACATGTGTAATCAAGGATTTGATACGTGGATTCTTGAAGTCCGTGGAACTGGGTTGAGCGTGCGGGAACCAGATCCTAAAAACATTGAGAAATCTGCACACACAGCATCTAATGAGATGGAAAATGCTAATGACAGAGGTCTTTCTGCAGCACAGCAGTCAACAAAGGTCCAGGGTGCCTCAGAAAAAGACCATGCTGCCTTGGTCCATGAAGAACCCACTGTGGTTTCAACAATATGGAATGAGTCAAGACTGGTGACCAAACTTACAGAAACTTTTATACGCTTGTCAGAGAGAGTCTCTGGCTTTGTCAGTGGACATTGGTCGAAGATTGTCTTTCCTAAACTTGTTCGTCGAATATTAAAACGATTGGAGAATTCTTTTCCTTACAAACGGGTCAACAGAATAAGGAAGAAATTGTTAAGTCTGCTAGAGATGAAGGAGAACTCAGCTGTCATTGATAGCCAAGTTGGGGCACTGAGCAAGAAGCTAGTAAATATCTTTGAAGAAGGTCATCGTTCTGTTTCATCCCCATTATTTGATCTACAACAACGGTTGACAACTACAGTAGGAGATTTTCAGGAACAGCTTGACTTAATCCTCAAGTATGATTGGGACTTTGATACTTACCTGGAAGAGGATATCCCTGCTGCG ATGGAATATATAAAGGCCCAAACTAGACCAAAGGACGGCAAACTACTCGCAATTGGACATTCTATGGGAGGAATATTACTGTATGCCAGGCTATCACGGTGTG GTTTGGAAGGAAGAAAGCCTGGATTAGCTGCTATTGTTACTTTGGCTTCATCACTTGATTACACATCATCAAAGTCCGCACTCAAACTGCTTGTACCACTT GCTGATCCTGCTCAGGTTCTCAATGTTCCTGTCATTCCTCTAGGGACATTAGTGGCTGCTGCTTATCCTCTAACATCTCGCGCTCCTTATGCCTTGGCTTggcttaatgaaatgatatcTGCCACAGACATGATGCATCCAGACCAGATGAAAAAACTTGTAGGGAGCAGCTTTT AG